The Acidicapsa ligni DNA window TTTGATGGTGTGGACGGAGCGAAAGATTTCGCTGAGCAGTTCGCTATCCGTTGGGCGCGCCTCCAGATCGGTGAGGCCGCGCTCCATACGGTCTAAACCTTCCTGGCTCTCGATTAAAAACTCTCGCGTCAGTTCGTCCATGATTGCCTGCCGAATCTGCTGCCCGCGCGGAATGCTGCGGATGAGATTTCACAAGAGTCTTATCGGAATGTAGAGAGCAAACTTGAGTTGTAAAGAAGCAGAGAAAGCCCGGCTGGAGAAGTTGCATCCAGGGCTGTGGCGATTTAGGCTAAAGCTCCGCGCTTTTCCAGCGCGGTACATGCAGGACATGAGATTGGACCGGATGCAGGCTGGGGATTTATCCATTTCGATGCAGCAACTTGTGGATGCGGCGGTGATCGCTGCGGGACATTCGTACTCGCCTTACTCGAAGTTTCGCGTGGGTGCTGCGCTGTTGTTGACCAATGGCGAGACGGTGACGGGAACGAATGTGGAGAATGTCAGTTATAGTCTGACGATCTGTGCGGAGCGTTCGGCGCTGGTGCGCGCAGTGGCAGAGTTTGGGCCTGAAATCAGGATTGCTGCGGCGGCGGTTGTGAATCTCAACGATGCGCCCAGTCCGCCTTGTGGGGCTTGCAGGCAGATGTTGGCGGAGTTCATCGATGGCGATGCACCGGTGAGTTTTCCTGCGGGTGCGGCGGGCGCGGTCAGTGCAGTTATACGACCTTTCCGCGAGCTATTGCCTTTTGCGTTCGACTTACAACTTAAATGAGGTTATGCGACTTGCAATCTAACTCACACACTCAAGATGCTTCGCCTGTTTCGGGTGAGACCGCTGCTCCTATGCATGCTATCGATGTGATCCGTAAGAAGCGGGATCGCGGTAGTTTGTCTGAGGCTGAGATTCGCTTCATGGTCCGAGGTGCTGCGAGTGAAAGCATTCCAATGGAGCAGTTGTCGGCGTGGCTGATGGCTTGCTGGCTGAATGGGCTGGCGCTGGAGGAGATTCGCGCGCTGACGGTGGCGATGCGTGACTCGGGCGTGAAGTTCGATTCGAGCCGCCTGGAGAAGGTGACTGTCGATAAGCATTCGACGGGCGGCGTGGGAGATAAGACGAGTTTTCTGGTGGCTCCGATTGCTGCTGCCTGCGGGCTTGCGGTGCCGATGATCAGTGGCCGTGCGCTGGGGCATACGGGGGGCACGCTGGACAAGTTGGAGGCTATCCCCGGCTATCGGACGGCGCTGACGCTGGAGGAGTTCGAGGCGGTGATTGTGGAGTGCGGGGCGGCGATTGTAAGCCAGACTCCTGCGCTGGTGCCTGCGGATCGAGTGCTCTATGCGCTGCGAGACAGGACAGGGACGGTGGAGAGTCCGGGGCTGATTTGTGCTTCGATTTTGAGCAAGAAGCTGGCGGCTGGATTAAATGCGCTGGTGCTGGATGTGAAGACCGGGTCGGGGGCTTTTTTGCGCAAGCGTGAGGATGCGGATTACCTCGCGGCGCTGATGGTGGCGACTGCCGAGGCGGCGGGAACGCGGACTGTTGCGGTGATGACCGACATGAGTCAGCCTCTGGGTCATGCGGCGGGTAACTGGATCGAGTTAGTTGAATCGGTGGATTTGCTTTCAGGAAAGCGACCTTCGCAGAGCGAGGACTTGCGTGAGCTTTCGCTGATTCTGGCTGGATGGATGGTGTACCTGGGCGGCAAGGCCAGTTCGGCGGAAGAGGGTTACGGCAAGGCTGAAACGACGCTGCGGGATGGGTCGGCGCTGAAGCATTTCTATGCGATGGTGGCGGCGCAGGGTGGGGATGTTTCAGCTTTTGACGATCCGGCTGGGTTTCACAAGCCGGGCGCTACGTTCGTTCTGAAGGCGAAGCAGACGGGCTGGATTGCGGCGATGGATACGACTGCCCTGGGTTGGGCGGTGCAGCGGCTGGGGGCTGGACGCGAGAAGGCTGGGGAGCCGGTCGATGCTCATGCCGGCATCGACTTTCATAAGCGGCGTGGGGATTTTGTTACGGCCGGGGAGCCGCTGGCTACGCTCTATGCGACGAATGAAAGCCTGTTGGCTGAGCCGATTGCTTTGATTGAGGGAGCGTTGACGTTCTCTGGGGTGGCTCCGGAGGCGGTGATGCTGGTGAGTCGGGTGTTTACTCGGGACGAGGCTGTGGCTTTTCTTGGGGCTGTTTGAATTTTGGGGTGGTGATTGTCTGGAGGGGAGAAGCAGATTCCCTTCGGGAATGACAGACCAGAAAAGCAAGGGCAACTGCAACTGCAAAAGCTCACAGCAGATTCCCTGCGGGAATGACAGACAGAAAAGCAAGGGCAGGGGCAAAAGCAAAAACAAGGGAAGGGATTAAGGCGGAAGTAGATTTCTTTTGGGAATTACAGACGGAAAAGCTGGGGCAAAGGCTGATGAAGTTTGCTTGATACTGTAAGGTAATAAGCAATTCATTGATAGAAGCGGCGTGATTGAGCGCGAGGGAGCAAGCCTTTTGGATAGATTTACCGGTGTGCTGGGAATTCTGGCTGTATTGATCGCGGCGTGGCTGGGCTCGACTAACCGCAGGGCTATTCGATGGCGGACTGTGGCCTGGGGGTTGGGTTTACAGCTATTGTTTGCGTTTATTGTTTTGCGCTTCGATTATGGGCAGCGGGCGATGGCCTGGGCTGGTGGCGTGATTCAGAACATGCTGGCGGCTACCTACTCCGGAACGAGGATTCTTTTTGGCGAACTGGGTTTGCCCAATGCCGGCCTGGTTGGAGAAGTACTGGCGAAGAATGGGCATCCGAATGCCGGTTCGATGTTCGCATTTCAGGTGCTGCCGACGATCATCTTTATCTCAGCGTTTTTTGCGGTGCTCTACCATATCGGGCTGATGCAGATCATTATTCGCGCGCTGGCGTGGGTGATGTTGAAGACGATGCGCATCTCGGGAGCGGAGAGCATGAATGTGGCCGCTTCAATCTTCATGGGTCAGACGGAGGCTCCGCTGACGATTCGGCCGTTTCTATCCAAGGCTACGCGCAGTGAGTTGATGACCATTATGACCAGCGGCATGGCGCATGTTTCCGGCGGCATCATGGCGATGTATATCTCCCAGGGCATCGAGGCGAAGCACCTGCTTTCGGCGGTGATCATGACTTCGCCGGGCACGATTTTGATGGCGAAGATGTTGGTGCCGGAGACGGAGGTACCTGCAACCGAAGGCCGCGTCGTGATGCCCAAAGACGAGATGCACAAGGACGAAAATCTGATTGGCTCGATTGCGCGTGGAACGCTGGATGGAGGCAAGCTGGCGTTCAATGTGGCGATCATGCTGGTAAGTTTTCTGGCGCTGGTGGCGCTGCTGGATAGCCTGCTGGGGTGGTTCCATGCGGGACATCTTTGGTTTCCGGGCAGCCTGGGGCAGATTTTAGGATTTGTGTTTGCTCCGGTGGCATGGCTGATCGGTGTTCCGTGGCATGATGCGGGGGCTATCGGCAACCTGCTGGGCACGCGCATGGCATTGAATGAGGTGATCGCTTACATTGCGCTGGGCGCGCAGAAGGCTACGCTGGCTCCGCGCTCGTTCACGATCGCGACGTTTGCACTTTGCGGATTTGCGAATCTTGGATCGGTGGGCATGCAGATTGGCGGGATTGGAGCGCTGGTTCCAGAGCGGCGCAATGATCTGGCCAAGCTGGGGATTCGGGCGATGCTGGCGGGGACGATGGCGAATCTGATTTCGGCTTCGATTGCCGGGATGTTTTTGGGGTAGCTTTCCAACGATGCAGGGCGGGCAGGTAAAGTATTTTTATGACTAGCCCGCACGCTCCTTCGTATTTCGACCAGGTGAATGAGGCTGCTGAGTTTCTTCGCGGCAAATTGGGGGCGCTTGCTCCGCGTATCGGTATTGTTCTTGGCTCGGGTTTGGGAGCTGTGGCTGAGGCGGTGATTGATCCGGTCGTTGTTCCTTATGCTGAGATTCCGCATTTTCCGCAATCTACGGTTGAGGGGCACTCGGGGCGGATTATCGCCGGGCTACTGGGCGGGACGACGGTTATCGTGATGCAGGGGCGGGTGCATTTCTACGAGGGATATACGCCGCAGCAGGTGACTTTTCCTATGCGGGTGCTGGGGCGGCTGGGGTTGGAGACGGTGATACTGACGAATGCTTCGGGCGGGATCAATGCCAATTACCAGGTCGGCCAGTTGGTGCTGATCTCGGATCATGTGAATTCGCTGGGATTTAATCCGCTGGTTGGCGCAAATGAGGCGCGGTTTGGGAATGGTTCTTCAACGGGGCTGCGTTTTTTCGATATGACTGAGGCTTACTCGATTGACCTGCGTACGCTGGCGCAGAACGCTGCGCGGGCTGAGGGCTCTGTGCTGCATGAGGGCATTTACCTGGCGACATCCGGGCCGAGTTTTGAGACTCCGGCGGAGATTCGCGCTTTTCGCACGCTTGGCGCGGACCTGGTGGGCATGTCCACTGTGCCGGAGACGATTGTGGCGCGACATATGGGGATGCGGGTGTTGGGCATCTCGTGCGTGACCAACCTGGCGGCGGGAATCTCGGCGACTCATCTGAGCCATGAAGAGGTTTTTGAGACTGGAAACCGGGTGCAGCACGAGTTGACTGCGCTGTTCAAACGGCTATTGCCGACGATTGCGACTACGATCGCTTCGACATCGGAGCGGCAGGGATGAGTGGCGATTCAATAGGGCAACTTCCCTTTCCACCGGTCATGATCGCGGTTGCCGGGGCCTCCGGTTCAGGCAAAAGTACGCTTGCTGTCGAGGTGGCGCGCGCGCTGGGCGGCATTCATTTTTCGCTGGATAACTACTATCGCGACCTTGGGCATCTCTCTTTGCCGGAGCGGGCGCGGCAGAATTTCGATGATCCGGCGTTGATCGAGAGCGCACTTCTGGCGAAGCATATCGCGGAGCTGGCTCAGGGTCATGCCATTGAGCGGCCGGTTTACGACTTTGCTACTTATACGCGGGTGGTTGGGGAGACGGAGACGATTTATCCCAGTGGTTTTGTGGTGGTGGAAGGGCTTTTTACGTTGTACTTTCCAGATCTGCGACCGTATTACCAGTTGAGTGTGTTCGTGGATACTCCGGATGATGTTTGTTTTGCGCGGCGGCTCAAACGGGATGTTGAGGAGCGTGGGCGCGATCCGGAGTCGGTGCGCGTGCAATATGACGCTACGGTGCGACCGTGCGGGCTGGCGTTTGTTCGACCGCTGATTGATTTTGCAGACCTGGTTATCGAAGGTACGGATCCACTGGATTTCAAGGTGGAGCTGGTTATCTCCACGCTGAGAAAACGGGGCCTGTTGCAGGGATCGGGCATGGCGGGTTGAGGCGTATTTTGCCGAAGATGGAGGCGTGTTGAATTTAAAGCGCCTGTGTCGATTTCGAATTGCCGCTGACAAGTTTCGTCCAATATCTACACAACTTTATCGAAGTGACGATACTCTGATGTAGTATGCAGCGGTCAATGCAACTGATCCAATCCCCCAGGATTCAGGCGGCGCTCGATAAGATTATCGAGTGGGGCAGCTATGGCTGTACGCCGCGGCAGTTGGCGTTTACGCTGGCGCTTGGATTTGCGATTGGCTGTATTCCGGTCTTTGGTGTGACAAGCGGGATATGCGCCTTGCTGGCGCTGCTGTTGCGATTGAATATGCCTGCGATCCAGGCTGCGAACTGGATTGCGATGCCGGTGCAGGTGCTGCTCCTGATTCCCTTTTTGCGGATTGGGGAGTGGCTTTTTGCTGCAACGCCGGTGGCGCTCAATCGTTCGGAGTTACTGGCGCGCATTCAAAACACGCCGTTGCAGGTGCTGGAGCAGATGGGCGGGCTTTTTGGTCACGCGATCCTGGTTTGGCTCATCCTGGCAGCACCGGCGCTGCTGGTGCTGACACTGGTGCTCACGATGTTGATCACCAGGATCAAAATGCCGAATGCGATTGGGGCGAAGCAGTCGATTACCGCTTCGCCCCAATCGACAGTTGGTCAGGACTCGTTAGTACCTGTCCTGGACGGGCTGGGCGCTGTCGATCCACGCGGTGTAGATGAGGTCGCGTAGTTCGCTGGCTCCGGCTGCAAGCCGCTCTTCGGTAAAGGCGCGGGACTCGGGCGTGCCGCCATTGACGAATGCGCCGGCCTTATCAAAGGCGTAAACCTGATCCACAAAGGTAGCGGTGTGGCGCAGGTAGGCGACGTAGCTGTCGAAGATGTCGCCGGAGATCACCTTGGGATCGGTCATCTTTTTCGCTACATCTTCAGACTTGATGCTTGCCCCGACAAACGGTCCTTCAAAACGCCAGTGAATGCCGTGTTCGGTGGTGAATCCATTGGGGTTTTCTTTGAGCACCCAGCCATCGTAGTTGATGGTGGTGTGCAGGGGCTGGGAGCCATCGCCGACGTAGTGTCCGAGCCAGCCGGAGTAGAAGAGAATGGCTTGCTCGACGGGGTGAGTGTCCTCTTTGGCGGCGAGTTGACGGCGGTATTCGCGCATGGCGGCCTTGAGGCGCTGCCATACTTCATCGGTTTCCCAGGGCTGGAGGCCGACTTTTTCGGGGCGCTGACCGTGGGCAAAAACGGCGGACTCGAAGTCGAGACGCTTGTGCGGCAGAGGTCCGAGAGCATCTGCCGGTTCCAGGTCAAGGAAATGCTCAGGGGCCTGGGCGGCGCTTAGTTCCGGTTCGGCGTGGGAGCGCCAGCGATCAGGCTCCGGGCCGAGGTATTCAATCTCGTTGATGGCGGACTGGGATTTCAGGAAAGCCGGGACGTCGGCGGGCAGGGCGCTGGCGGCAAGCCGGTTAACCATGCGATGACCTTCATTTCCCCACCCGAAGCTGGGAACCGGGGCAAAAAGGGTCAGGATCAACGCACCAGCAGCAAGTTGACGCGAAAAGGAGTGAGAACTAAATATTTCCATAGCCGAGAGTATATCCGGATGTTTTGCCGATATAGATAAATGGGGGCACCAGAAGAATGCCGAATTGCAGAAGGTGGGATTTCCTGTCACGCTCGAAAAATAACTCTTCTGAGGCTCAAAGTACCCTATACTTAGCTAACACAAAAGTTGTAGCTGATATGTATTACCTGGGCATTACCCGGAACGAAGGTAACATTCAACCCCACCGGGGAGTGCGTGGGATCGGGGCCGATCGAACTTGAAGACCAGCAGCGCTACATCAGTCCGAATCCTCATTGGATGTTTAGCCGCGTATGTTCTCGCTGCGGCGGCTGCTCGTGTGTATTGGGGCCCATCCGTCAATAATTTGATTACTGTGGGTGTGGTGGGGGCCTTGATCCCGTTATTGCTGGTGCTTTTGTTTCGCCCGTCGCCGACCAGGGGTAAACAGGAGAACACTTCGGCCGCAAAGCTGGCGGAAGCGCTGCTGCATTCCACGAATCCGATGGTGCTGGCGACGGATCTGGGCGGCAAATTCACGTATATCAATCCTTCCGCGGAACGCATTCTGGGCTTGCGCAAGTCGGCGCTGGTGGGCACGGCGCAGATCTCCGAGGTCTTTGCTCCGGGTGAACTGGAACGCGTAGGCCAGTGGCTTCGTAAATTACACCCGAACGTCGATGGCCCGGCTGCTCCGGCGGACCCGATGAGCGACTGCATCAACTATGTATTGCAGTTTCCACCGAGCCAGTTGCGCGGGATCGATCTGGAGTTACGGCGCAACGACGGCAGCACCTTTCCGGCGACGCTTTATCTTTCCGCGGTTCGCGATGGGGCGGGCAATCCTTCGGGAATTCTTACCGTGGCGCTCGATCAGACGCTGACGCATCGACAGGAGCGGGCACTGCGAGAGTCGCGCGAGCGCTACCGCGATCTCTTTGAAAACGCGAATGAGATGATCGCGACGCTGAACTCGGCGGGACAGTTTGTATACGTCAATCCGGTTTGGAAGTCGTGCTTTGGGCTTGTGGACAGCTCCTTTGAAAAGCTGGAATCGCTGGAGATGGTCTTCAGTCCCGATTGCCGGTCAGAGGTTGGGCGGCTCTTTCGGCTGGCGCTGGAAGGCGAAACGGTGGAGCATGCTCCACTGCGCACGCATACGATGGACGGGCGCGTACTGGATCTGGAACTGAGCATGAGCCGCCGCCAGAAAGCGGATAATCCGCTGGCTGTTCGCTGCCTGCTGCGGGATATTACGCCGCAGAAGCAGCGCGAAAGACGGCTGGCGCTGCAACTGGTGGTGAGCCAGATTATTGGGCAGAGCACCTCGCCGGAAGTGGCGGCGATGCGCATCCTGGAGTCGGTTTGCCTTTCGCAGGGCTGGGATGCGGCGATGCTCTGGAGCGTCAATGAGGACGAGGACCGGCTGGACTTTCACTCGGCATGGGGTGCGCCGGGCAAGAGCAGCGAAGAAATGATCCAGGAGAATATGGGCCAGGTCATCCTCCGGGGGGCTGATCTGCCGGGCCGGGTGTGGACCAGCGGGCGGGCAGTGTGGGTCGCGGATCTGACCGCGGAACGTCCGACGCCACGCATACAGGCTGCCCTGCGGCATAAGCTGGCGACGGGATGGGCGATCCCGGTACGCGTGGGCAACCGCCTGATTGCGATCCTGGAGTTTTATTGCCAGCAGCGCCAGCGGGAAGAGCGAGAGACGATGGCTACGCTGGAGACGGTCTCTGCATCGCTGGGGCAGATGCTGGCTCGTTCGCGGGAACAGGATCGCGTGGAAGGTCTGCATCGTACACAGCAGATTCTGCTCGATACGATCGACGACGGGATTTGTGGCGCGGATCGCAGCGGGATTGCCACCCTGGTCAACCCGGCGGCGGGACGACTGCTGGGGGCCATTCCTGAGGTGCTTGCCGGAATTTCGGTCCACGAGCTGCTGCATGGAAATATGCCGGGAGGCAATAACTGCGGTGAGGATTGCCCGTTGTTGCGGGCGCTGACTCACAGGATTGCCGCTGCGGGCGAAATTACGATCTATCGGCGCGATGAGACGAGCTTCCCTGCTGAATTTTCACTGACGCCGATCCTGGACCAGGGACGGTATTCGGGAACGGTGCTGAGCTTCCGCGACATCAGCCAGAGGTTTGCTCTGGACCGGATGAAGGATGAGTTTGTCTCGACGGTGAGCCATGAGCTGCGTACGCCTCTGACTTCGATTCGCGGCGCGCTGGGGCTGCTGTCGGCGGGCATATTGGGCGAGATCAATGACAAGGCTGCCAACCTGCTGCGCATTGCGCTTTCCAACTCGGACCGGCTGGTGCGGCTGATCAACGATATTCTCGACCTGGAACGCATCCAGAGTGGGCGCGAACCGCTTTCGTTCCGCCCGATAGCGCTGAGTGAGATTGTTCGACAGGCGATTGATGGCATGATGCCGGTGGCGGATGCGGCGAGCGTGCAGCTTATCCACGATACAAACCTGGTGCAGCTTATCGCCGACCCGGACAGGCTGTTGCAGGTCATCACGAACCTGCTCTCGAACGCCGTCAAGTTCTCGCCGGAGGGGTCAACCGTCTCTGTCACTCTGCGCGAGGGTTCCAGCGGAGTTACGCTTTCGGTGATCGACCAGGGACGCGGTATTCCAGCGGACAAGCTGGACTCGATCTTCGACCGTTTTCAGCAGGTGGACGCTTCCGACTCTCGGCAGAAGGGCGGCAGTGGGCTGGGGCTGGCGATTTGCCGGACAATCGTGCAGCAGCATGGCGGGCGCATCTGGGCAGAGCGTAACGCGGTGCTGGGGTCAACGTTCCGCGTTCTGTTGCCGTTTGAACCGTCGTTGGCGCTGCCCTCGGCAACTCCCATCATCGAGCCGGATCGGGGACGGATTCTGCTGGCGGATGCCAATGCTACGACGCGACCGCTGCTGGCCAATCAGTTGCGCCGCCAGGGCTATCACGTGGTTGAGGCTGCGTCTGTGGAAGAGACGCTCGCGGCGCTGGCGTTCTGCGCTGTTCCCAGCCCGGATGGAGTCGCGAGTATGGGGATTGAGGCGATATTGGTAGATATTTCGCTGGACGGGCTGAACGGATGGGAGATTTTGCCTCGTCTGCGCCAGGAGACAGCGGCCAATGGTGTGCCGATCGTCCTGCTGAGCGTGGATCATCCGAATCCGGCGCTGCCTCTACCGGCGGGGGCCGATGGGTGGGTGCCGCAATCGCCGGACGATGAAACTCTGCTCTCTGAACTGGCCCGCGTGCTATCCAGTCCAGGAGAAAAAGCCCGCATCCTGGTGGTCGAGGACGATATTGATCTTGCGCGTGTCATCGGCGCGGTATTTTCTCGTGACGGCATCGAGATCAAGCTGGTGCATACTCGCCAGGCCGCGCTGGATGCTTGCTTTACGTTCCGTCCGCAGCTCATTGTGCTCGATCTTTCGCTTCCGGACGGCGATGGTTTCAATGTGGTTGACTGGCTGCGTCAGCATGAAGAGCTGGCGAATCTGCCACTGGTGGTCTACTCCGCACGCGAGATCAGCCCGGGCGAACGGGCACATCTCAAATTGGGACCGACCCAGTTTTTGACGAAAGCGAAAGTACAGCCGCAACAGCTTGAGTCTCTGGTCTTGACGATGTTGCGCCGATCGCGTCAGATGGAAGAAACATCCAATCCGGAGCAGTTATCGAATCATCCGTCGCCGGTCGACGACGGGCAACATCGGTCCACGGCGAATTGACCTGGCTATCGTGGCCTGCACGCGGATTAGGCTGTCTGTGAGGAGTCCCTATTGTCCCGCCGAATTCTGATCATTGACGACGAAGACGATATTCGCCAGGTAGCGGCGTTGAGCCTGGAAACCATTGCCGGTTGGGATGTGATCGTTGCCAACTCCGGTGCGCAGGGACTGGAGCGCGCGGCCGAGCACCAGCCGGATGCGATTTTGCTGGATGTGATGATGCCGGGCATGGATGGGCCGACGACGTTTCGCGAACTGCGCAAAAATCCGGCAACGGCAAAGATTCCTGTCCTGTTGCTTACCGCGAAGGTGCAGGGGCCGGACCAACGGCGCTTTGCAGACCTGGGCGTGGAGGCGGTTCTTCTGAAGCCGTTTGACCCGCTGACGCTCGCCTCGCAGATGGCAAAAGTTCTGGGCTGGGAGTAGGCGCCGCGCGCTGATTGTCATGGCAACTACCCCTCCCCCGATGGCTGATGTGCTGGCCCGAATGTGGACGAAATTCCTGCCGGATATTGAGGCGCGAGTAGCGACTCTGGAAGCAGCGGCGCGAGCGCTTGATGCAGGCTCACTCCCAGAGGACGCACGCGATGCGGCTCATGCGGCGGCTCACAAACTGGCGGGGACCTTGGGCATGTTCGGGCTTCCGCGTGGCACGGAGTTAGCTCGCAGAGCGGAGTTACTACTGGTGGAGGATGTATCCGCGGCAGACGCGGATGAACTTACGGGCTGGGTAACGGAAATCAGAGATTTGATTCACAGCCGCGGATAGAGCTGGCTATATAAAGCGCAATCGTCGATTCCTGTGCGATTGCTGGCCTTCCATTCCAGCCTCTCATTTCCTGCCAGTGCCTGATCTGCAAGCGCGGGTCGATGCGGCACCCGTTACACTGCTTATTGGTGATGAGAATCCGGTGAGCCCGAAACGCACAGCCAAGCCGCAGCTCGACCTCCTGTTTGGAGCGCGCGAGGAGGCCAGTCCGACTTCTGAAACAAAGCCTGAACCGACAAGCCGAAGCAGGGATCGTGCGCGTCGAACATGGCTTGTCCATCAGCTCGTCTCTGAGGCGCGTGAGGTTGTCGAGCAGGAATTTGGAGATGTTTGGGTCGAGGGCGAAATATCCAACTATCGTCCTGCTTCTTCGGGGCATTTGTATTTCACGCTCAAGGATGCCGAGGCGCAGCTTCCGGTGGTGCTGTTTCGTCGCCAGGCGCAACTGTTGCGATTTCGCCCGGAGGATGGCCTGCATGTTCGCGTGCGGGGCAAGGTCACTATTTACGAGCAGCGCGGACAGATACAGCTCGTGGCTGAGACGATGGAGCCGGTTGGCGCGGGGAGCCTGCAGTTGGCATTTGAACAGCTTCGCGATCAGCTCAAGGCCGAGGGGCTTTTCGAGCAGGATCGCAAGCAGCCGCTGCCTGCGTTTCCGCGTAGTGTGGCTGTCATTACTTCACCGACCGGCGCGGTCATTCGTGACTTTCTGAATATTGTTGGCCGTCGTCACTCGGGTCTGGATGTTGTGGTCGTTCCGGTCAGCGTGCAAGGCGACGCAGCGGCTGCCGAGATTGAAGCAGCGCTGGTACAAATGAACGCACTTCGCATTGCAGACGTGATTGTGATCGCGCGTGGTGGCGGCTCGCTTGAGGATATGGCTGCGTTCAATAGTGAGCGTGTGGCCCGCGCGATTGCGGCGAGCGAACTACCTGTGGTCTCCGCTGTAGGGCATGAGACGGATTTCACCATTGCGGACTTTGTGGCGGATCTGCGTGCGCCTACGCCCTCTGCTGCTGCTGAGTTGATTACCGAGGCACAGCATAAGATTGCCGACTACATTGAGGCGCTTGAGCAACGGATCGACCGCGGTATTCGCTTTCAACTTTTGCAGGCACGCCAGCATTTTGCACGACTGCCTGCATCCCGCACGGAACAGCGCATGATGACGACTCTGCACCGGCTGGAGCAAAGGCTTGATGAGCTTGCGTTTCGCATGGAAAATGCAATGGTCGCACGGTTCCGCGAAGATCGACTTGCAGTTACAGAATTGCGTGCTGCGGTGCTGCGTCATGACCCGCGCCAGCAGCTTGGGGCTGCGCGTGAAGCGCTTTCCGCATGGCAATCACGGCTTCATCATGCACTCGATCGCAGCCTGACAAGCAAGCAGCATCGCACACATGCCGGAGAAGACAGGTTATATCGCGCTGCGCAGGTTCACGTGGCCAACCGGCGCGCGGCTCTTGGCACGCTGCGCGGCCAGTTGCAATCGTTGTCACCGCTGGCAGTGCTGCAACGTGGCTATGCGCTTGTTCAGGATGAGAATGGCGTGATTGTGCGCTCGATAGAGCGGTTGACTACGAATCAACAGGTCGCGACTCAGCTTGGGGACGGTACGTTTATCAGCCGTGTAGAAACAACATCCAGATCAATCAAGAAGGATCGTAAAACAAGCACATGAGACAGCTCTTCGGTACGGACGGAATACGCGGCGTTGCGGGCATTGCTCCACTCGATACAACTACGATCTATGCGGTCGGCTTGGCCCTGGCGCATTCATTGCGACCTGCGGCTATCATTCCACGCGTGATTCTTGGGCGCGATACGCGTGAGTCCAGTCCGTGGATTACAGCCATGCTGGCTGCCGGATTGCGCGCTGGCGGAGCAGAGATTGAGAGTGCGGGAATTGTGCCTACGCCTGCCATTGCTTTTCTTGCGCACACGCATGGATTCCAGGCTGGAGTTGTGATCTCGGCGAGCCACAATCCATGGGAAGATAACGGCATCAAGCTCTTTGGCAGCGACGGTTA harbors:
- a CDS encoding cytidine deaminase; the encoded protein is MSCKEAEKARLEKLHPGLWRFRLKLRAFPARYMQDMRLDRMQAGDLSISMQQLVDAAVIAAGHSYSPYSKFRVGAALLLTNGETVTGTNVENVSYSLTICAERSALVRAVAEFGPEIRIAAAAVVNLNDAPSPPCGACRQMLAEFIDGDAPVSFPAGAAGAVSAVIRPFRELLPFAFDLQLK
- a CDS encoding thymidine phosphorylase; the protein is MQSNSHTQDASPVSGETAAPMHAIDVIRKKRDRGSLSEAEIRFMVRGAASESIPMEQLSAWLMACWLNGLALEEIRALTVAMRDSGVKFDSSRLEKVTVDKHSTGGVGDKTSFLVAPIAAACGLAVPMISGRALGHTGGTLDKLEAIPGYRTALTLEEFEAVIVECGAAIVSQTPALVPADRVLYALRDRTGTVESPGLICASILSKKLAAGLNALVLDVKTGSGAFLRKREDADYLAALMVATAEAAGTRTVAVMTDMSQPLGHAAGNWIELVESVDLLSGKRPSQSEDLRELSLILAGWMVYLGGKASSAEEGYGKAETTLRDGSALKHFYAMVAAQGGDVSAFDDPAGFHKPGATFVLKAKQTGWIAAMDTTALGWAVQRLGAGREKAGEPVDAHAGIDFHKRRGDFVTAGEPLATLYATNESLLAEPIALIEGALTFSGVAPEAVMLVSRVFTRDEAVAFLGAV
- a CDS encoding NupC/NupG family nucleoside CNT transporter, giving the protein MDRFTGVLGILAVLIAAWLGSTNRRAIRWRTVAWGLGLQLLFAFIVLRFDYGQRAMAWAGGVIQNMLAATYSGTRILFGELGLPNAGLVGEVLAKNGHPNAGSMFAFQVLPTIIFISAFFAVLYHIGLMQIIIRALAWVMLKTMRISGAESMNVAASIFMGQTEAPLTIRPFLSKATRSELMTIMTSGMAHVSGGIMAMYISQGIEAKHLLSAVIMTSPGTILMAKMLVPETEVPATEGRVVMPKDEMHKDENLIGSIARGTLDGGKLAFNVAIMLVSFLALVALLDSLLGWFHAGHLWFPGSLGQILGFVFAPVAWLIGVPWHDAGAIGNLLGTRMALNEVIAYIALGAQKATLAPRSFTIATFALCGFANLGSVGMQIGGIGALVPERRNDLAKLGIRAMLAGTMANLISASIAGMFLG
- a CDS encoding purine-nucleoside phosphorylase; translated protein: MTSPHAPSYFDQVNEAAEFLRGKLGALAPRIGIVLGSGLGAVAEAVIDPVVVPYAEIPHFPQSTVEGHSGRIIAGLLGGTTVIVMQGRVHFYEGYTPQQVTFPMRVLGRLGLETVILTNASGGINANYQVGQLVLISDHVNSLGFNPLVGANEARFGNGSSTGLRFFDMTEAYSIDLRTLAQNAARAEGSVLHEGIYLATSGPSFETPAEIRAFRTLGADLVGMSTVPETIVARHMGMRVLGISCVTNLAAGISATHLSHEEVFETGNRVQHELTALFKRLLPTIATTIASTSERQG
- the udk gene encoding uridine kinase: MSGDSIGQLPFPPVMIAVAGASGSGKSTLAVEVARALGGIHFSLDNYYRDLGHLSLPERARQNFDDPALIESALLAKHIAELAQGHAIERPVYDFATYTRVVGETETIYPSGFVVVEGLFTLYFPDLRPYYQLSVFVDTPDDVCFARRLKRDVEERGRDPESVRVQYDATVRPCGLAFVRPLIDFADLVIEGTDPLDFKVELVISTLRKRGLLQGSGMAG
- a CDS encoding DUF2062 domain-containing protein; this encodes MQLIQSPRIQAALDKIIEWGSYGCTPRQLAFTLALGFAIGCIPVFGVTSGICALLALLLRLNMPAIQAANWIAMPVQVLLLIPFLRIGEWLFAATPVALNRSELLARIQNTPLQVLEQMGGLFGHAILVWLILAAPALLVLTLVLTMLITRIKMPNAIGAKQSITASPQSTVGQDSLVPVLDGLGAVDPRGVDEVA
- a CDS encoding S1/P1 nuclease — encoded protein: MEIFSSHSFSRQLAAGALILTLFAPVPSFGWGNEGHRMVNRLAASALPADVPAFLKSQSAINEIEYLGPEPDRWRSHAEPELSAAQAPEHFLDLEPADALGPLPHKRLDFESAVFAHGQRPEKVGLQPWETDEVWQRLKAAMREYRRQLAAKEDTHPVEQAILFYSGWLGHYVGDGSQPLHTTINYDGWVLKENPNGFTTEHGIHWRFEGPFVGASIKSEDVAKKMTDPKVISGDIFDSYVAYLRHTATFVDQVYAFDKAGAFVNGGTPESRAFTEERLAAGASELRDLIYTAWIDSAQPVQDRY